CAAACATCTGGTTCATCTTGATTTCTGCCTTGTCAGCGATTTTTGCCGGTGCCTTTTCGATGGCAGGTGGCGAATATGTCAGTGTGTCAACGCAAAAAGATACTGAAGAAGCTGCTATCGCTAAGGAACAATCCCTCTTGGACCGCTCTCCTGAGGCAGCTAGAGAGAGTTTGTATCAAACCTTCCTCAGTCAGGGGGATTGCGAAACAGCAGCTGAAGTTAAGGTTAATCAAGCCTTCAATAAGAATCCGATTAAGGTCTTAGTTGAGGAAAAATATGGGGTGGATTTAGATGAAATTACGAATCCATGGCATGCTGCTGTATCTAGTTTCCTGGCTTTTTCAGTTGGTTCCTTGCCACCAGCCCTAGCTATCATGCTGTTCCCAGAGCCTTACCGTATTCCTGTAACAGTGGTCGTGGTTGCCCTTACCTTGCTCTTGACTGGTTATATCAGTGCCAAGCTCGGAAAAGCACCTGTTAAACAAGCGATGTTGCGTAACTTGACAGTAGGACTCTTGACCATGCTTGTGACCTTCTTGGTCGGGCATATCTTCCACGTAAATGTGTAAGTCTTAATAATGTGATAAGTCTATCTTTTAAGGTAGACTTTTTGTTTTATCCAGAGTTCTTTTGATACCTTTCTTATGTCCTCCTTTTTTAGTCTGCTAGACCAGGCTTATCCGTGGTACAATAAGGTTATGCGTTTAGACAAATTATTAGGACAGGCGGGCTATGGTTCCCGCAATCAGGTCAAGAAGCTCATTCGTAGCCGTCAAGTTTATGTAGATGGTATCTTGGCGGATCGAGATAATCTAAATGTGGATGCTAGTCTTCAAACCATCACGGTTTCTGGTAAGGAACTGGAGCATACGCCAGAAGTTTACTATCTCATGAATAAACCAGCAGGTGTAGTGTCAGCTCGAAAGGACAAGAAGCACCAAACAGTCATTGATTTGATTAAGCCTGAAGATCAGCGAGACGGTCTCTATCCTGTGGGCCGATTGGATAGAGATACGGAGGGTTTGGTGCTGATTACCAACAATGGGCCTCTGGGCTTTGCCATGCTTCACCCCCGCTATCATGTAGCTAAGACTTATTATGTTGAGGTCAATGATGTTCTTGGGCCTGATGCACCTGCATTTTTTGAGTCGGGTGTTGTCTTTGAGGATGGTACTGTTTGTAAATCAGCTCAGCTAGAAATTCTAAGTTCTGCGAGTGACAAGAGTAGTGCTCACATTACGATTTCGGAAGGTAAATTTCATCAAGTGAAAAAGATGTTCTTGGCTTATGGAGTCAAGGTGACCTATCTTAAGCGGATTTCTTTTGGAGCATTTAAGCTTGATGAAGGGATAGCAGTAGGTTCCTACAGAGCCTTAACGGAAGCGGAAAAAGTGATTTTGCGTACTTATTTGGGCTAGTCATTTCTTCTTATTAAGGTATGATAGGAACTTTCAATCTCCTGATAGGTCCATCCTATCACTAGGCTTAATACTGTAAGGCCCATAATGACGGACTTTTCTAGGGGTATAAGTAAAACTTATGACATTCTATAAGTTTTTTAATTTTTCAAGCCTTGTTTCTGGTGGTATGATGGTATCAATTCGATTGAGAACTTAAGTAAGTCAGGGCAATGAGCAGGTCTAATCAGAGAGGGAGGTTCATTATGACAGAAGCATTTTATGATCATTTAGCAAAGACGCGTCATCAGATTCACCAACATCCAGAGGTTTCTGAGGAGGAGCATGATACGACAGTCTTTTTGAAAGGTTATTTGAAAAATCTAGGTATTGAGCCTTTAAATTATCCCTTGAAGACGGGACTCATCGCTGAGATTGGGTCAGGTTATCCGATTATTGCTTTACGTGCTGATATTGATGCCCTACCGATTAAGGAAAAGACAGGACTTCCTTATGCCAGCGACAATGGGGCCATGCATGCTTGTGGTCATGATTTTCACCAGACCTCTCTTCTCGGAGCTGCTCAGCTTTTAAAAGAAAGAGAAGCCGAGCTTAAGGGGACCGTTCGATTGATTTTTCAACCAGCCGAGGAAAATTTCCAAGGGGCCTATCAGGTCATTGAAGCGGGTGGTCTTGACGGTGTGTCAGCTATCATCGGTTATCACAATAATCCTCACTTGAAACCTGGTCAGATTGGTCTTCGTTCGGGAGCTATCATGGCAGGTGTGGAGCAGTTTAGGGTTGATGTTAAAGGTGTTTCGTCCCATGCTGCCCGTCCTGATTTGGGTGTGGATACGGTCTTGGTCACTACGACCATCATCAACAATTTACAACAGATTGTTGCTCGTACGGTATCGCCCTTTGAATCAGCAGTATTGTCAGTTACTCATATCGAAGTTGGAAATACCTGGAATGTCCTTCCGGCAGCAGGCTTTTTTGAAGGAACGATTCGTACCTTTGAGCCTAAGGTTCGTGAAGATGTCATTGCTCGCTTTGAAAAAGTTGTTCAGGCGACAGCTGACCAGTTTGGTGCTCAAGTTGACATTACTTGGGGTAATTCACCTTACGTGACCTACAATGACCAGACACTCACACCACTCATCTTTGAAAATTCTAAGGCCTTTGCAGAAGTGATTGAAACTTTGCCATCAACAGGGGGCGAAGACTTTGCGGCCTATCAAAAGGAAATACCAGGAGTCTTTGCCTTTGTTGGCCCAAATGGTGAAGAAAATGCACCAGACTGGCACCATGATGATTTTCTTGTGAAAGATGAGGCCTTGCCAGTAGCTGTGAGTTACTATGTGGAAAACGCCCTTTTCCTACTTGACTATTTTAAGGAGAAAGGCAAATGACCATTCCCTTAATCGGTATTAC
Above is a window of Streptococcus salivarius DNA encoding:
- a CDS encoding VIT1/CCC1 transporter family protein — encoded protein: MEDKNFAERLNILRAGVLGANDGIISIAGVVIGVASATSNIWFILISALSAIFAGAFSMAGGEYVSVSTQKDTEEAAIAKEQSLLDRSPEAARESLYQTFLSQGDCETAAEVKVNQAFNKNPIKVLVEEKYGVDLDEITNPWHAAVSSFLAFSVGSLPPALAIMLFPEPYRIPVTVVVVALTLLLTGYISAKLGKAPVKQAMLRNLTVGLLTMLVTFLVGHIFHVNV
- a CDS encoding amidohydrolase, translating into MTEAFYDHLAKTRHQIHQHPEVSEEEHDTTVFLKGYLKNLGIEPLNYPLKTGLIAEIGSGYPIIALRADIDALPIKEKTGLPYASDNGAMHACGHDFHQTSLLGAAQLLKEREAELKGTVRLIFQPAEENFQGAYQVIEAGGLDGVSAIIGYHNNPHLKPGQIGLRSGAIMAGVEQFRVDVKGVSSHAARPDLGVDTVLVTTTIINNLQQIVARTVSPFESAVLSVTHIEVGNTWNVLPAAGFFEGTIRTFEPKVREDVIARFEKVVQATADQFGAQVDITWGNSPYVTYNDQTLTPLIFENSKAFAEVIETLPSTGGEDFAAYQKEIPGVFAFVGPNGEENAPDWHHDDFLVKDEALPVAVSYYVENALFLLDYFKEKGK
- a CDS encoding 16S rRNA pseudouridine(516) synthase, producing the protein MRLDKLLGQAGYGSRNQVKKLIRSRQVYVDGILADRDNLNVDASLQTITVSGKELEHTPEVYYLMNKPAGVVSARKDKKHQTVIDLIKPEDQRDGLYPVGRLDRDTEGLVLITNNGPLGFAMLHPRYHVAKTYYVEVNDVLGPDAPAFFESGVVFEDGTVCKSAQLEILSSASDKSSAHITISEGKFHQVKKMFLAYGVKVTYLKRISFGAFKLDEGIAVGSYRALTEAEKVILRTYLG